In Ascaphus truei isolate aAscTru1 chromosome 7, aAscTru1.hap1, whole genome shotgun sequence, one genomic interval encodes:
- the LOC142499062 gene encoding toll-like receptor 2, producing MELLQHNGRWLLLCFLVAGLVQATWSQQSCDIRADKRLANCRGQSHLQVPQDLPVSIEMLDLSYNKLTQIKRGEFYVYTNLRQLNLSYNNISRIDKESFASNVRLEQLSLFNNSLMEMPTSLLKHLQNLQMLDLSNNFYNTSALGEVFSTLVNLKVLSVGGPLVRRVLKDDFVPLKDIHLQKFSLKTTSSLEFYEAGAFSVLNTNTLWFDIALDTNENALPHMLKDLAGKSFDNLRFRNLFEFTYYQKNMDLFSGLAEIDVKELVFYRGKFNENLLRLALLNIQKSHIQDLSLLSIDFARSLNSSISDIRINDLSLNKLVLKDISNPDILRFDWTFTWFRKIINLYIINVNFNFVPCDAWDEMKSMEMLNISDNRLLDSYIYNPSCHYHNVVLELQTFIASHNKLTSLKSISLLAASWPKLTHLDLGHNLIGALSESCTWAPNITSLILCNNQVNANVFKCLPTSLKYLDMANSQLDRVDINYFNQATNLRTLILSNNKIKFIPSDWKSPNLEVLVVDGNSFGVISGGSFQHMHQLKTLTAGNNPYHCTCDFYTFITETLQDNRLLLTDWPDDYMCYHPQYLLDTKVELYTPGRLECDVKLVVAISVSSTAVIVIICMLLCWRFDVPWYLKATCHIVRSKYRSKNAEVDKVYTYHAFISYSHSDADWVRREMLYRLENCSPPYRVCIHERDFLPGKWIIDNIIDNIESSHKIIFVLSHSFVNSEWCNYELYFAHQRAIGHAFEDVILVVKENISMESLPKKFCKLRKMLSTKTYLEWPLEQIRQPFFWIQLKSTLGKVTTGVTRQDSVSFVNRDLVLELPAAPEAPIITVNTVNLPCS from the coding sequence ATGGAATTGCTTCAGCACAATGGGAGATGGCTGTTACTTTGTTTCCTGGTCGCTGGCCTGGTACAGGCTACATGGAGCCAACAATCATGTGACATCCGTGCGGACAAGAGATTGGCTAACTGCAGAGGACAGAGTCACCTTCAGGTGCCTCAAGACCTTCCGGTCTCCATTGAGATGTTGGATTTGTCGTACAATAAACTCACTCAAATAAAAAGAGGTGAATTTTATGTTTATACCAATTTACGACAATTAAACTTGAGCTACAACAACATTTCCAGGATAGACAAAGAGTCCTTTGCATCAAATGTACGTCTGGAGCAACTCAGCCTATTTAACAACTCTCTGATGGAGATGCCGACTTCCTTGCTGAAGCACCTACAAAACCTACAGATGCTTGATCTGTCCAATAATTTCTACAACACTTCTGCTCTTGGGGAGGTCTTTAGCACTTTGGTGAATCTAAAAGTCTTGTCCGTTGGCGGCCCATTGGTTCGCAGGGTCCTGAAAGATGACTTTGTTCCTCTGAAGGATATTCATCTGCAAAAGTTTTCCTTGAAAACCACATCCAGCCTGGAGTTTTATGAAGCGGGGGCTTTTTCTGTCCTGAATACGAACACACTATGGTTTGACATTGCTTTGGACACAAATGAAAACGCCCTTCCGCACATGTTGAAAGACCTGGCAGGCAAATCATTTGATAATCTCCGTTTCCGGAACTTGTTTGAGTTCACCTATTACCAAAAAAACATGGATCTTTTCTCTGGTCTGGCAGAAATTGATGTGAAAGAGCTGGTCTTTTACCGCGGAAAGTTCAACGAGAACCTCTTGCGCCTGGCCTTGCTAAACATTCAGAAGTCTCACATCCAGGATCTTTCACTGCTGTCCATTGATTTTGCCCGGTCCCTGAACTCCAGCATCAGTGATATAAGAATAAATGACCTGTCTCTAAACAAACTGGTATTGAAGGATATTAGTAACCCGGACATCCTGAGATTCGACTGGACTTTCACCTGGTTCAGAAAAATAATTAACCTATACATTATCAATGTCAACTTTAACTTTGTCCCCTGTGATGCTTGGGATGAAATGAAGAGTATGGAGATGCTGAACATATCAGACAACCGTCTTTTAGATAGCTACATCTACAACCCATCGTGCCACTACCATAATGTGGTCCTGGAGCTACAGACCTTCATTGCCAGCCACAACAAGCTGACAAGCCTTAAATCGATTTCTTTATTGGCAGCTAGCTGGCCAAAACTGACACATCTTGACCTTGGGCATAATTTGATCGGAGCTCTTTCCGAGTCTTGCACGTGGGCTCCGAACATAACATCCCTCATTTTATGTAACAACCAGGTCAATGCAAATGTGTTTAAGTGCTTGCCTACAAGTCTAAAATATCTGGACATGGCTAATTCCCAACTGGACCGCGTGGATATAAACTATTTCAACCAGGCTACAAACCTAAGGACATTGATCCTCAGTAACAACAAAATCAAATTCATACCTTCAGACTGGAAGAGTCCTAATCTTGAAGTGTTGGTAGTGGATGGCAACTCTTTTGGGGTTATCAGTGGAGGTTCTTTTCAACATATGCACCAGCTGAAAACGCTGACAGCAGGAAACAATCCTTACCATTGCACCTGTGACTTTTACACCTTCATTACAGAGACTCTTCAGGATAATCGACTGTTGCTCACTGACTGGCCGGATGATTACATGTGCTATCACCCTCAATACCTACTTGATACCAAAGTTGAGTTGTATACCCCAGGGAGGCTAGAGTGTGATGTGAAGTTGGTGGTGGCTATTTCAGTGTCATCTACTGCAGTTATAGTTATCATCTGCATGTTGCTCTGCTGGAGGTTTGACGTTCCTTGGTACCTTAAAGCGACATGCCACATTGTGCGCTCCAAGTACCGCTCCAAGAATGCTGAGGTTGACAAGGTATATACCTACCATGCATTCATCTCctacagtcactcagacgcagaCTGGGTGAGAAGAGAGATGCTTTATAGACTGGAGAACTGCAGCCCCCCTTACAGGGTGTGCATTCACGAGAGGGACTTCCTTCCCGGGAAGTGGATCATCGACAACATCATTGACAACATAGAGAGCAGCCACAAGATCATCTTTGTGTTGTCTCACAGCTTCGTCAACAGCGAGTGGTGCAACTATGAGCTGTACTTTGCCCACCAGCGGGCCATCGGCCATGCTTTCGAGGACGTCATCCTGGTGGTAAAGGAGAACATCAGTATGGAGTCGCTGCCCAAAAAATTCTGCAAACTGAGGAAGATGCTGAGCACCAAGACGTACTTGGAGTGGCCCTTGGAGCAAATCAGGCAGCCCTTCTTCTGGATCCAGCTGAAGAGCACACTAGGCAAAGTCACCACTGGAGTCACAAGACAAGATAGCGTTTCTTTTGTTAATAGGGATCTTGTGTTAGAACTGCCAGCTGCCCCTGAGGCTCCAATTATAACCGTTAACACTGTGAATCTGCCATGCAGCTGA